One genomic window of Arachis stenosperma cultivar V10309 chromosome 10, arast.V10309.gnm1.PFL2, whole genome shotgun sequence includes the following:
- the LOC130958185 gene encoding uncharacterized protein LOC130958185, translating into MAKGSRGQRRNASQRYRSIPYLLPTCKKNICEDMCPKKCSEALDKREWKDVTCSVCMEYPHNAVLLLCSSHDKGCRPYMCGTSFRHSNCLDQYKKAYTNIISTNNQGALQDSNSLAGEKEVLKLACPLCRGQVKGWTVVEPARDYLNAKKRSCMQDNCLFSGNYKELRKHVRAEHPLARPRAVDPAHEQKWRWLEWERERDDVISTVTSTMPGAMVLGDYVIEGRQNGIDTDEDEEDASVDVDGADRNGRVQMSIEAMNLFLRLHSARQGNRNLDNLNLQFRPGSSQNGAQHSTSIGGMEFANEDARNSEVNHHDESLVNHLHHHGTGRVLLHRSGRRHRQREGHAAQGS; encoded by the coding sequence ATGGCAAAAGGAAGCAGGGGACAGCGTAGGAATGCTTCGCAAAGGTATAGATCTATCCCATACCTGCTGCCTACTTGCAAGAAGAATATTTGTGAGGATATGTGCCCAAAGAAATGCTCTGAAGCCTTGGATAAGAGGGAGTGGAAAGATGTCACATGTTCTGTGTGCATGGAGTACCCTCACAATGCTGTTCTTCTCCTTTGTTCTTCACATGACAAAGGTTGCCGTCCCTATATGTGTGGGACTAGCTTTCGTCATTCCAACTGCCTCGATCAGTACAAAAAAGCATACACTAACATTATATCAACAAATAATCAAGGTGCATTACAAGATTCAAACTCCCTTGCCGGGGAGAAAGAAGTCTTAAAGCTTGCATGCCCACTATGCAGGGGACAGGTGAAAGGTTGGACTGTTGTTGAACCTGCTCGGGACTATTTGAATGCAAAGAAAAGAAGTTGCATGCAAGATAATTGCTTGTTTTCTGGGAATTACAAAGAGTTGAGGAAGCATGTGAGGGCGGAGCATCCCCTGGCACGTCCCCGTGCGGTTGATCCCGCTCACGAGCAGAAATGGAGATGGCTTGAGTGGGAGCGTGAACGTGACGATGTAATCAGTACAGTAACATCAACCATGCCTGGGGCAATGGTTTTGGGAGACTATGTCATAGAAGGACGCCAAAATGGCATTGATACagatgaagatgaagaggaTGCTTCCGTTGATGTAGATGGTGCTGATAGAAATGGTAGAGTTCAGATGAGCATAGAAGCCATGAATTTATTCCTCCGGCTACATTCAGCTCGGCAAGGGAATAGGAACCTTGACAACTTAAATCTACAGTTTAGACCGGGATCAAGTCAGAATGGGGCACAGCATTCCACTTCTATTGGTGGGATGGAATTTGCCAATGAAGATGCTAGAAATAGTGAAGTTAATCATCATGATGAATCCCTGGTTAACCACCTCCATCACCATGGCACTGGCAGAGTTCTACTCCATCGCTCAGGCCGGAGACACAGACAGAGAGAAGGACATGCAGCTCAGGGTAGCTGA